In the Paenibacillus pabuli genome, one interval contains:
- the rpoN gene encoding RNA polymerase factor sigma-54 — MLEMQLVQEQRVRLSMTPEMKQSIHLLTLAGQDLNRYLQEAADENPVLEVEEHTAPLVRLSRKGNQRTFASYDPLLQAKSAEPTLEQLLSAQIRLLDLPPALEAAAEYLAGCVNDDGYLTMDLAELSSVFRISAAEAEAGLDILQSLDPAGVGARTVHECLLLQIRRDPSAARHAERMVEAGLAELVPFHPGKAGTRLGISSREAEAAYNYITGLNPKPCRSIGCHERPHYIIPDAVVELRDGEIYMELHSAGNLRVSMNEECSRWIRRETPGEVWSARAAEARAIVRSVQLRRRTLMRVLTAVMSEQVYFLHEGPAGLKPLNLAIVAERIGMHESTVSRAVNGKYVQTPYGVFELKSFFTTGIETASGDPASAAAVKLRLKVLIRTEQVCRPYSDSQLAELLAEEGIRISRRTVAKYREELHILSSLERKRWR; from the coding sequence ATGCTAGAGATGCAGCTGGTTCAGGAGCAGCGTGTTCGGCTGTCCATGACGCCAGAGATGAAACAGTCCATTCACTTGTTGACGTTAGCCGGTCAGGATTTGAACCGTTATTTGCAGGAAGCGGCAGATGAAAATCCGGTACTTGAAGTGGAGGAGCACACAGCACCGCTGGTCCGCCTCTCGCGGAAAGGAAATCAGAGAACATTTGCTTCCTACGACCCGCTGCTGCAGGCCAAAAGTGCTGAGCCAACGCTTGAGCAGCTGCTATCCGCTCAGATTCGCTTGCTGGATCTCCCGCCTGCGCTGGAGGCAGCAGCTGAATATTTGGCGGGGTGTGTCAATGATGACGGTTATCTGACGATGGATCTGGCCGAATTGTCATCGGTATTTCGCATATCCGCGGCTGAGGCGGAAGCAGGATTGGATATCCTTCAGTCGCTGGATCCGGCAGGCGTGGGGGCACGCACCGTGCATGAGTGCTTGCTGCTTCAGATCCGTCGGGATCCGTCAGCCGCTCGTCATGCAGAGCGGATGGTCGAGGCAGGGCTGGCGGAACTCGTACCATTCCATCCGGGCAAAGCGGGAACTAGGCTCGGCATATCCTCACGTGAGGCAGAAGCAGCGTATAATTACATTACTGGGCTTAATCCTAAGCCCTGCCGTTCCATTGGATGCCATGAGCGCCCTCATTACATCATTCCGGATGCCGTTGTGGAACTGCGGGATGGCGAGATTTATATGGAGCTCCACTCGGCAGGGAACCTTCGTGTATCCATGAATGAAGAATGTTCCCGCTGGATCAGGCGTGAAACTCCTGGTGAAGTCTGGTCGGCGCGGGCAGCGGAGGCGAGAGCCATTGTTCGCAGTGTGCAGCTGCGGCGCAGAACCTTGATGCGTGTTCTCACGGCGGTGATGAGTGAGCAGGTATATTTTTTGCATGAAGGACCAGCTGGCCTGAAACCGCTCAATCTGGCAATCGTTGCCGAGAGGATTGGCATGCATGAGTCCACGGTAAGCCGTGCCGTTAACGGAAAATATGTTCAGACACCCTATGGGGTATTTGAATTGAAGTCCTTTTTTACGACAGGTATTGAGACGGCTTCTGGAGATCCGGCTTCTGCCGCAGCGGTTAAACTTCGATTGAAGGTGCTCATCCGTACGGAGCAGGTTTGCCGGCCGTATTCGGACAGCCAATTGGCAGAGCTGCTCGCCGAGGAGGGAATCAGGATCTCCCGCAGAACGGTGGCAAAGTACAGGGAGGAGCTGCACATCCTGTCTTCGCTTGAGCGCAAGCGCTGGAGGTAA